A genomic window from Paucibacter sp. KCTC 42545 includes:
- a CDS encoding TetR/AcrR family transcriptional regulator codes for MTALSPTAPTQTRPSARPPARRAPASAKAEQRVRDILRVGREVFAERGFEQATTIEIAQRLGISEATVFTYFHGKRELCMRVIQDWYAEIIGAIETGLPRSASVREQLEFMVHTHLRLFLQQGTGLCALVLSEGRSQGHALGEAFIELQRRYTAPLMALLAQGQASAELRQDVPLRLMRNLVLGPMEQMLWEVVLTGRQIDIEQSAKDLVALLWPALQAPEQELQALRRLRSDLEATLKRG; via the coding sequence GTGACAGCCCTCAGCCCTACCGCCCCCACCCAAACTCGCCCATCGGCCAGGCCACCCGCACGCCGGGCCCCCGCCAGCGCCAAGGCCGAGCAGCGCGTGCGCGACATTCTGCGCGTCGGCCGCGAGGTGTTTGCGGAACGCGGCTTCGAGCAAGCCACCACCATCGAGATCGCGCAACGCCTGGGCATCTCCGAGGCCACCGTCTTCACCTACTTCCACGGCAAGCGCGAACTGTGCATGCGGGTGATTCAAGACTGGTATGCCGAGATCATCGGCGCCATCGAAACCGGCCTGCCGCGCAGCGCCAGCGTGCGCGAGCAGCTGGAGTTCATGGTCCACACCCATCTGCGCCTCTTCCTGCAGCAAGGCACCGGCCTGTGCGCCCTGGTCTTGTCCGAAGGGCGCAGCCAGGGCCATGCGCTGGGCGAAGCCTTCATCGAACTGCAACGCCGCTACACCGCGCCGCTGATGGCCTTGCTGGCCCAGGGCCAGGCCAGCGCCGAGCTGCGCCAAGACGTGCCGCTGCGCCTGATGCGCAATCTGGTGCTGGGCCCGATGGAGCAAATGCTCTGGGAAGTGGTGCTGACCGGCCGGCAAATCGACATCGAACAAAGCGCCAAGGACTTGGTGGCCCTGCTGTGGCCAGCGCTGCAAGCACCGGAGCAGGAACTGCAAGCCCTGCGCCGCCTGCGCAGTGATCTGGAAGCGACGTTGAAGCGGGGCTGA
- a CDS encoding (2Fe-2S)-binding protein, which produces MIKMTVNGRAVALDADPSEPLLWALREDLQLTGTKFGCGMALCGACTVHLDGQPVRACSTPLSVAAGKKVTTIEGVGASRVGKATQAAWVKLDVPQCGYCQSGQIMSACALLASKKNPNDADIDAAMSGNLCRCGTYNQIRAAIHVAADSLNGKKVGA; this is translated from the coding sequence ATGATCAAAATGACCGTCAACGGCCGCGCCGTCGCGCTGGATGCCGACCCGAGCGAGCCTCTGCTGTGGGCTTTGCGTGAAGACCTGCAACTCACTGGCACCAAATTCGGTTGCGGCATGGCTTTGTGTGGCGCCTGCACCGTGCACCTGGACGGCCAACCGGTACGCGCCTGCTCAACCCCCTTGTCGGTGGCCGCAGGCAAGAAGGTCACCACCATCGAAGGCGTGGGCGCCAGCAGAGTTGGCAAGGCCACGCAAGCAGCGTGGGTCAAGCTCGATGTGCCGCAGTGCGGCTACTGCCAGAGCGGCCAGATCATGAGTGCCTGCGCCCTGCTGGCCAGCAAGAAGAATCCAAACGATGCCGATATTGACGCCGCCATGAGCGGCAATCTGTGCCGCTGCGGCACCTACAACCAGATCCGCGCCGCCATTCATGTGGCCGCCGATTCGCTCAACGGCAAGAAAGTAGGGGCTTGA